In Psychrobacter sp. P11G3, a single genomic region encodes these proteins:
- the lnt gene encoding apolipoprotein N-acyltransferase, whose product MRLSTVDLQKRLNPDKPKGLHMGLTVLIAWLAGAAFILALAPYGIWPVALVSPAILYALLVPAMTGRRAFLIGQAYGTGLWCVGAFWLYTSIHVYGDTPAWLALIMIALMGLGMGLFHGFLALIFNRVVGKQPLSFAALWILQEWMKTWLFTGFPWLFVGYAFTEQYWLSSLAPVAGVFAISFVAVLLAASIVELLRRRGGYMIPSIALLVISSALWLINPQWTKPKGTPDLSVSLIQGNIPQDLKWLTEYQIETLKIYATLTRDEWGRDIVLWPESSIPMFQTEAVGFISEMVAMAKETDTTWVTGIPYKDEAAFDASTDKYPPFYNSVVALGAQAEGLYKKQRLVPFGEYIPFQGVLDILPNLAGSQDIMSYSRGNEQQSPLRVRGHNLGAAICYEVAYPDTTRKNAIGTDFLLTISNDAWFGTSAGPLQHLQMVQMRALENGRWFMRATNTGVTAIIDHKGRIVERAPQFERTVLRGDIQARVGNTPFMRFGQYPILFIMALLLILSYLGKRPKTPVRLVK is encoded by the coding sequence ATGCGTCTGTCTACTGTTGATTTGCAAAAACGTCTGAACCCCGATAAGCCAAAAGGTTTACACATGGGATTGACGGTACTAATAGCTTGGCTGGCAGGGGCCGCTTTTATACTCGCGCTCGCGCCTTATGGTATTTGGCCAGTTGCCTTGGTATCACCTGCCATCTTATATGCGTTATTGGTACCAGCGATGACAGGTCGCCGCGCCTTTCTAATCGGTCAGGCCTACGGTACAGGGCTATGGTGTGTTGGCGCGTTTTGGCTATACACCTCGATACACGTTTATGGCGATACACCCGCATGGCTTGCGCTGATTATGATTGCGCTCATGGGTCTAGGCATGGGCTTGTTCCATGGCTTTTTGGCGCTCATCTTTAATCGTGTGGTCGGCAAGCAGCCGTTATCTTTTGCTGCCTTATGGATACTCCAAGAGTGGATGAAAACTTGGTTGTTTACTGGTTTTCCTTGGCTATTCGTCGGTTACGCGTTTACTGAACAGTATTGGCTGTCTTCGCTAGCACCTGTGGCTGGCGTCTTTGCGATTTCTTTCGTAGCGGTATTATTGGCTGCCAGTATTGTTGAACTATTGCGTCGTCGCGGTGGCTATATGATTCCATCCATAGCATTGCTAGTCATTAGTAGCGCGCTATGGTTGATCAATCCGCAATGGACCAAACCAAAAGGCACTCCTGATCTATCGGTATCTTTGATTCAGGGTAATATCCCGCAAGACCTAAAATGGCTCACTGAGTATCAGATTGAGACGCTAAAAATCTATGCAACGTTGACTCGTGATGAGTGGGGACGTGACATCGTGCTGTGGCCTGAATCGTCGATTCCTATGTTTCAGACAGAAGCTGTTGGGTTTATCAGTGAAATGGTTGCGATGGCCAAAGAGACTGACACGACATGGGTGACAGGTATTCCTTATAAGGATGAAGCAGCGTTTGATGCCAGTACAGATAAATATCCGCCGTTCTACAATAGCGTGGTTGCGCTAGGGGCACAGGCAGAAGGGCTGTATAAAAAGCAACGTCTGGTGCCATTTGGGGAATATATTCCATTCCAAGGCGTGCTTGATATTCTGCCAAATCTAGCAGGTAGCCAAGACATTATGAGTTATAGTCGCGGCAATGAACAGCAGTCGCCGCTGCGTGTTCGAGGGCATAATTTAGGTGCAGCCATCTGCTATGAAGTGGCTTATCCAGACACTACGCGCAAAAATGCGATTGGCACGGACTTCTTATTGACCATCTCAAACGATGCTTGGTTTGGTACGTCGGCAGGCCCGCTACAGCACTTACAAATGGTACAGATGCGCGCATTAGAAAACGGTCGCTGGTTTATGCGTGCGACCAATACAGGTGTGACAGCTATCATTGATCACAAAGGTCGTATCGTAGAGCGTGCACCGCAGTTTGAACGTACTGTATTGCGCGGTGACATTCAGGCACGAGTTGGCAACACGCCATTCATGCGCTTTGGTCAATATCCTATTTTGTTTATCATGGCACTGTTGCTGATACTCAGCTATTTGGGTAAACGTCCGAAAACTCCAGTACGTTTGGTTAAGTAG
- a CDS encoding YcgN family cysteine cluster protein, with protein MFPDSTDVDFVNSKSEPLRPQFWSRFSLTELNHSEWEALCDGCGSCCLIKYIDEDESGNVDEELVEYTDVTCQLMDCATGYCSHYATRQEHVPDCIQLTMDNLPKMMWLPSHCAYKRLYKGQGLPSWHLLLTGDAVVTQQQMRAANVGVAGRCVTEIGMSDEEMETRVVNWVNP; from the coding sequence TTGTTCCCTGATAGTACCGATGTCGATTTTGTTAATTCTAAGTCTGAACCACTACGTCCGCAGTTCTGGTCGCGATTTTCATTAACAGAATTAAACCATAGCGAGTGGGAAGCGTTGTGCGATGGTTGCGGCAGTTGCTGCTTGATTAAGTATATCGATGAAGATGAAAGCGGTAATGTGGATGAAGAGCTGGTCGAATATACCGATGTCACCTGCCAGTTGATGGACTGCGCGACAGGATATTGCAGTCACTATGCAACGCGTCAGGAGCACGTGCCAGATTGTATTCAGCTGACTATGGACAACTTGCCCAAAATGATGTGGCTACCATCGCACTGCGCTTATAAGCGTTTGTATAAAGGGCAGGGGTTACCAAGTTGGCATTTATTATTGACTGGGGATGCGGTGGTGACACAACAACAAATGCGAGCGGCCAACGTGGGCGTCGCTGGTCGCTGTGTCACGGAAATCGGTATGTCTGATGAAGAAATGGAGACACGGGTGGTTAACTGGGTTAATCCTTAG
- a CDS encoding DUF2339 domain-containing protein — protein sequence MLYLMVTQLGWLAFTILLIVVVALYTRIARKIEHLRRDVTKLQAELAQQKDLRKDNSMSRMTASSTRLADDNGHVRRPFSEDTVTENSAPKNNATEGRAFDSQHPSTADTLTNTSPPPLPTMVPASTPAPAQNIISDVANDDPIDNPYSKTTAYSVPVPSAPAAPIEPDERSLPIVTSLIHSIKNWFFGGNLVVRVGVMVLLVGVVLLLRLLSEYIEISIATKLIAVGVTGLALAALGLKLTAKRFSYGITLQGAGLAIAYLSTFFAYSVYEIIPSIPSFIGLGLLSAITIALAVRQNAFPLALLALSGGFFAPILTSEDTGSLVTLFSYYLLLNVTIAVIAHYRPWKILNLFGVTVTFGLAYYWGVSENLSAVIETQRWSLVALVALHWLLYLFVVIRYAQQIITYNALHEKNLSHADNTDDTKHLDKAHVGSSYVFPIDTGLLFSVPLLSFGLLSALLDKIPNALTITSAILATVYLGLGWVFIQRSERYALITEGMLALGFGFLALVIPLALDAEWIAFGWSVQGLALVWFGRRSLRSWSVLFGLLLQLVSIGMLVTTAIFSIQDYPVLAFSISALSYLATVFILRDSNSPAVLLNSLDSSNKLNSLNNKGTTTSSVIQSQTLDGTSDVLTSYARALGVSTQAAQQWLTSINSQSRVFKFIWHSPRFIKFLTLTAMAWMLQVLMLDLHHWFDIWQSSTTVIALAALISLIAYWVINRYRPWAEIRQLSHGLLALFYFMLILQLPQKFERNLTWATAEWLVFVGLIIGWLVMGQLWLKTWFDTWSDNSNTSRYTGASWLGTGILLIAAAAHYGLPDSDGVMAFLFSAVLILLGLWLNHRYTRKNSENTSTNKVSEQGLLYWFDRRQALLGCAAIFAPIALLWTVLTNWSYDGMIWGMSYFPLFNLYDITSWLTLSVGFSLYYISQRRHNENFTESGAAAKSKRVFTAESLLIVLGLISFWLISSMLVRTLHAFIGTPLWNDYQGGAWQSEQVQTGLTILWTLLALIATIMASRYWQRALWFMGIGLLGIVVLKLVLVDLSQTEAIWRVISFLGAGSLILLIGYLAPLPPAHEETENQNQA from the coding sequence ATGTTGTATCTAATGGTGACCCAGTTGGGCTGGCTGGCTTTTACGATTTTATTGATCGTGGTGGTCGCGTTGTATACTAGGATAGCTCGAAAAATCGAGCATCTACGCCGCGATGTCACAAAACTACAAGCTGAGCTTGCACAGCAAAAAGACCTCAGAAAAGACAATAGCATGAGTCGTATGACTGCCTCATCTACCCGTTTGGCTGATGACAATGGTCATGTGCGTAGACCTTTTTCTGAAGATACCGTAACTGAAAATAGCGCACCTAAAAATAACGCGACTGAGGGTAGAGCTTTTGATTCACAACATCCGTCAACAGCCGATACCTTAACAAACACATCACCGCCACCATTGCCAACGATGGTGCCAGCGTCAACACCAGCGCCAGCCCAAAATATCATATCGGACGTCGCTAATGATGACCCTATAGATAATCCTTACTCAAAAACAACTGCGTATAGCGTGCCGGTACCGAGCGCACCAGCTGCCCCAATTGAGCCTGATGAACGCTCATTGCCTATTGTGACCTCACTGATTCATTCAATCAAAAACTGGTTTTTCGGTGGCAACTTGGTCGTGCGAGTCGGCGTAATGGTACTATTAGTAGGTGTGGTGCTCCTGCTTCGCTTATTAAGCGAATATATCGAGATTTCGATTGCCACAAAGCTGATAGCAGTTGGCGTTACAGGGTTAGCATTGGCAGCGCTTGGGTTAAAGCTGACCGCAAAACGCTTCTCATATGGGATCACGCTACAAGGTGCAGGTTTAGCAATTGCCTATCTAAGCACCTTTTTCGCTTACAGTGTTTATGAAATTATTCCTAGTATCCCGAGCTTTATCGGACTTGGGTTATTGTCTGCCATTACCATTGCTCTCGCCGTACGTCAAAACGCTTTTCCTTTAGCATTACTGGCATTATCGGGTGGATTTTTTGCACCGATTTTGACCAGTGAAGATACTGGCAGCTTGGTCACCTTATTCAGCTATTATCTACTGCTAAACGTCACCATTGCCGTCATTGCTCACTATCGACCGTGGAAAATATTAAATCTATTCGGTGTGACTGTGACATTTGGCTTGGCGTACTATTGGGGTGTCAGCGAAAACCTGAGCGCCGTCATTGAAACGCAGCGTTGGTCATTGGTGGCATTAGTAGCCTTACACTGGCTACTTTATTTATTTGTCGTCATTCGTTATGCGCAGCAAATCATTACCTATAACGCGCTACACGAGAAAAACCTCAGTCATGCTGATAATACAGATGATACAAAACACTTGGATAAAGCCCATGTAGGCAGCTCCTATGTATTCCCTATTGATACTGGTTTACTGTTTTCAGTACCGCTTCTGTCTTTCGGCTTGCTTTCTGCTTTACTTGATAAGATTCCTAATGCCCTGACCATCACTAGCGCGATTTTGGCGACTGTCTACCTTGGGCTGGGCTGGGTGTTTATTCAGCGTAGTGAGCGCTATGCCTTAATTACTGAAGGCATGCTGGCTTTAGGATTTGGGTTTTTGGCGCTGGTGATTCCGCTGGCACTAGATGCTGAATGGATTGCTTTTGGTTGGTCAGTACAAGGGTTGGCACTAGTATGGTTTGGACGACGCTCGTTGCGATCGTGGTCGGTGTTATTCGGCTTGCTATTACAGCTCGTTAGTATTGGTATGCTAGTGACGACAGCGATATTCTCTATCCAAGACTATCCCGTTTTAGCCTTTAGTATTTCAGCGCTCAGTTATCTAGCGACCGTCTTTATCTTACGCGATAGCAACTCCCCTGCTGTGCTGCTTAATAGCTTAGATAGTAGTAACAAACTTAATAGCCTTAACAATAAAGGCACTACAACATCCTCGGTCATACAATCACAAACATTGGACGGCACATCAGATGTATTAACCAGCTATGCGCGTGCGCTGGGTGTCAGTACGCAAGCTGCGCAGCAATGGCTGACCTCTATCAATAGTCAGAGTCGTGTATTCAAATTCATTTGGCATAGCCCTAGATTCATCAAATTTTTAACATTGACCGCGATGGCTTGGATGCTACAAGTACTGATGCTTGATTTGCATCATTGGTTTGATATCTGGCAATCAAGCACGACGGTAATTGCACTGGCAGCACTCATCAGCTTGATTGCTTATTGGGTCATCAATCGCTATCGTCCGTGGGCGGAAATTAGACAGCTTAGTCATGGGTTACTAGCCCTGTTCTACTTCATGCTAATACTGCAACTGCCACAAAAATTTGAGCGAAATTTAACATGGGCAACAGCGGAATGGTTGGTGTTTGTAGGGTTAATAATCGGCTGGTTAGTCATGGGGCAGCTATGGCTAAAAACATGGTTTGATACATGGTCCGATAACAGCAATACCTCACGCTATACTGGTGCAAGTTGGCTAGGTACGGGTATCTTACTCATTGCTGCCGCTGCGCATTACGGCCTACCAGACTCTGATGGCGTGATGGCTTTCTTGTTTTCAGCGGTGCTTATATTGCTTGGGTTATGGTTAAATCATCGTTATACGAGAAAAAATTCAGAAAATACATCGACCAATAAAGTTTCAGAACAAGGTCTACTGTATTGGTTTGATCGGCGACAGGCACTATTAGGATGTGCTGCCATTTTTGCTCCTATTGCTTTACTGTGGACTGTTCTTACCAATTGGTCTTATGACGGTATGATTTGGGGAATGTCTTATTTTCCATTATTCAACCTATATGACATCACATCATGGTTGACGCTATCGGTTGGTTTTAGTCTGTATTACATCAGCCAACGCCGTCACAATGAAAATTTTACCGAGTCGGGGGCAGCTGCCAAATCTAAGCGCGTATTTACTGCTGAGAGTCTGTTAATTGTATTGGGACTGATCAGTTTTTGGTTAATCTCCAGCATGTTGGTCAGAACGTTACATGCCTTTATTGGTACGCCTCTTTGGAATGACTATCAAGGCGGCGCATGGCAGAGCGAGCAAGTACAAACAGGACTGACGATTTTATGGACGCTCTTGGCATTGATCGCCACCATCATGGCGAGTCGCTACTGGCAACGCGCGCTTTGGTTTATGGGTATTGGATTATTAGGTATCGTCGTACTCAAGCTGGTCTTGGTAGATTTGTCACAGACTGAGGCAATTTGGCGAGTCATATCCTTCCTTGGCGCAGGCAGTTTAATACTATTAATTGGTTACCTTGCCCCATTACCACCCGCGCATGAGGAAACAGAAAACCAAAATCAAGCGTAA
- a CDS encoding dienelactone hydrolase family protein — MSIKTFELISTTENGVELISYVALPENASDENPAAGILVAPEWWGVVDHPKSVVERLAEAGYAAVAMDVYGEGKLTTDAAMANMWMEQVLADQDMLMARCRLILNDFSDQLSVDGDNLGAIGYCFGGKVVLDMAREGMPLKAVATFHGNPTPKQPADKNFAAKVLVAHGRDDSMVSMDAIEGLKSELDAADVDYTIDVYDHAKHGFTNPHADERAAKNEVDLGYNEAAAKQSWENMLEFMKANLA; from the coding sequence ATGTCAATTAAGACTTTTGAATTAATCAGTACTACCGAAAACGGTGTAGAACTTATCAGTTATGTAGCACTACCAGAAAACGCTTCAGATGAAAATCCAGCAGCAGGTATCTTGGTTGCACCAGAATGGTGGGGCGTGGTTGATCATCCAAAATCAGTGGTTGAGCGTTTGGCAGAGGCGGGTTATGCGGCAGTCGCTATGGACGTCTATGGTGAAGGTAAACTAACCACCGATGCGGCAATGGCAAACATGTGGATGGAGCAAGTACTGGCCGATCAAGACATGCTAATGGCACGCTGCCGCTTAATCCTTAATGACTTCAGCGATCAGTTATCAGTCGATGGTGACAACTTAGGCGCAATCGGTTACTGCTTCGGTGGTAAAGTTGTACTAGATATGGCTCGCGAAGGCATGCCGCTAAAAGCGGTTGCTACGTTCCATGGTAACCCAACGCCAAAACAACCAGCAGACAAAAACTTTGCAGCAAAAGTGTTGGTTGCTCACGGCCGTGATGACTCAATGGTATCAATGGACGCTATCGAAGGTCTAAAATCAGAGCTAGACGCAGCCGATGTTGATTACACTATCGACGTTTATGACCATGCCAAACATGGCTTTACCAATCCGCATGCTGATGAACGAGCTGCTAAAAACGAAGTAGATCTTGGTTACAATGAAGCTGCTGCTAAACAAAGCTGGGAAAACATGCTTGAGTTTATGAAAGCCAATCTAGCATAA
- a CDS encoding CBS domain-containing protein, with amino-acid sequence MSDDTPSPSSWSMRGLKRWLSTAPETRDELIRLVQDSRQFLEPDTVDMLEGVLDLPATQVREIMTPRPQVIGLHESTSLAEVMDIILETTHSRYPVFDSQDDDAVIGILLAKDLIPILVHMVRNQEDKIDSKRLRDLVRQPLYISETARSDTLLRSLQRTQVHMAIVVDEFGNFGGVVTMEDLLEEIVGDIVDEHDDFDEDSDINNIVPDPEKPNTWRVQASTVIEDCNDELGSRFDDTDVDTMGGLVMQALGFVGDLEGESVVIDDWKITITDVEGRFIQNLELTKTNAEQQILIGSH; translated from the coding sequence ATGTCTGACGACACTCCCAGCCCGAGTAGTTGGTCGATGCGCGGCTTAAAACGCTGGCTATCGACCGCCCCCGAAACCCGTGATGAATTGATTCGTCTGGTACAAGACTCGCGCCAGTTTTTAGAGCCTGATACTGTCGATATGTTAGAAGGCGTGCTAGATTTGCCTGCGACACAAGTCCGCGAAATCATGACACCGCGTCCGCAAGTGATTGGCCTGCACGAGAGCACCAGTCTTGCCGAAGTGATGGACATCATTCTTGAGACCACTCACTCGCGCTATCCTGTTTTTGACAGTCAAGATGATGATGCCGTCATCGGTATCTTATTGGCAAAAGACTTGATTCCGATTCTGGTACATATGGTTCGCAATCAAGAAGACAAAATTGACAGTAAGCGTCTTAGAGACTTGGTGCGCCAGCCGTTATATATCAGTGAAACGGCTCGTTCTGATACCTTGTTGCGCTCATTGCAGCGCACCCAAGTACATATGGCGATTGTCGTTGATGAGTTTGGTAACTTTGGTGGTGTGGTCACTATGGAAGATTTGCTCGAGGAAATCGTTGGTGATATCGTCGATGAGCATGATGACTTTGATGAAGACAGCGATATCAACAATATCGTCCCTGATCCAGAAAAGCCAAACACATGGCGTGTCCAAGCGTCTACAGTAATCGAAGACTGTAATGATGAGTTGGGTAGTCGTTTTGACGATACCGATGTCGATACGATGGGCGGTTTGGTTATGCAAGCACTTGGCTTTGTTGGTGATTTAGAAGGCGAGAGTGTCGTGATAGATGATTGGAAAATTACCATTACCGATGTAGAAGGTCGATTTATCCAAAATCTAGAGCTGACCAAAACCAATGCTGAGCAACAGATATTGATAGGCAGCCACTAG
- a CDS encoding DUF4105 domain-containing protein, with product MSLRSVFSRLLSSRSRSRLSDRRGLESRGLESLDLKREISKNSSSNSNQPKSTWRQRLVTFLIAVTLLLSALWLLLAIWYQYGISSVLTWLATIAIVGILAELLSTRYWDTVTRVLHSDSLSNRKSISKNIATKLLIGVYGAVWLVGLGWFFSIEPKQDREWMAEVSQRVSYERDATNSDLITLTNVRNFDWQTEEDATEHWETRTIDLSKLSGVDVTNSYWMGPLIAHTLVSFRFEDDRPLAFSFEIRKEDGESFSALAGFFRRYELSLIAAEERDIIYTRSNARGEQVYLFPISNLQQHEVRSLFESYLTAADDLNAKPAWYNTLLSNCTNIIFYMARIVSGDRLPWDYRIWVSGWLPNYLYDVGMLDAAPEKDNQPWSMNTWYERTHINPKAKGFDNQNNLKSSVSRDENSRKFSQQIRQDIPIPALANSQASAEAKAKSTAQASN from the coding sequence ATGTCGTTACGTTCCGTTTTTTCTCGCTTACTCTCGTCGCGTTCACGCAGTCGACTGTCAGACAGACGTGGCTTAGAGAGCCGTGGTTTAGAGAGTCTTGACTTAAAACGCGAAATATCAAAAAACAGCTCATCAAATAGCAATCAGCCAAAGTCTACATGGCGCCAGCGTCTTGTGACTTTTTTAATTGCCGTTACGTTATTGTTATCGGCGCTATGGTTGTTACTCGCGATTTGGTATCAATACGGCATCAGCTCAGTATTGACTTGGCTTGCGACAATAGCGATTGTAGGGATATTAGCTGAGCTGCTAAGTACTCGTTATTGGGATACTGTCACAAGAGTATTGCACAGTGACTCACTATCTAATAGAAAATCAATTAGCAAAAATATAGCAACCAAGCTGCTTATCGGCGTATATGGCGCTGTTTGGCTTGTAGGTCTAGGTTGGTTTTTTTCTATCGAACCGAAACAAGATCGAGAATGGATGGCTGAAGTCAGTCAGCGAGTCTCCTATGAGCGCGATGCGACTAACTCTGACTTGATTACCTTAACCAATGTTCGTAACTTTGATTGGCAAACTGAAGAAGACGCTACCGAGCATTGGGAGACCCGTACGATTGATTTGTCTAAACTCTCTGGCGTTGATGTGACCAATTCTTATTGGATGGGGCCACTAATTGCTCATACCTTAGTTAGCTTTCGATTCGAAGATGATAGACCACTAGCCTTCTCATTTGAAATTCGTAAAGAAGACGGCGAGTCTTTTTCAGCGCTGGCTGGGTTTTTTCGACGTTATGAGCTGAGCCTGATTGCCGCAGAAGAGCGCGATATTATTTACACTCGCAGCAACGCTCGTGGCGAACAGGTTTATCTGTTTCCTATTAGCAATTTGCAACAGCATGAAGTGAGGTCGCTATTTGAGTCTTATCTAACGGCGGCTGATGATTTGAACGCTAAACCTGCTTGGTACAATACATTGCTCAGCAACTGTACCAATATTATCTTTTATATGGCGCGTATCGTCAGTGGCGATCGCTTGCCATGGGATTATCGGATTTGGGTGTCTGGTTGGTTACCGAACTATCTATATGATGTAGGTATGTTGGATGCAGCTCCAGAAAAGGACAACCAGCCTTGGTCAATGAATACGTGGTATGAGCGCACTCATATCAACCCAAAAGCAAAAGGCTTTGATAATCAGAATAACCTAAAGTCTAGCGTTAGTAGAGATGAGAACAGCCGTAAATTCTCACAGCAGATTCGTCAAGATATTCCGATACCAGCATTGGCTAACTCGCAAGCCAGTGCGGAAGCAAAAGCCAAATCTACTGCTCAGGCATCTAACTAA